A genomic region of Arcobacter sp. F155 contains the following coding sequences:
- a CDS encoding SDR family oxidoreductase: METSNKKIWLVGGSSGIGLELAKIVLENGFKLVVSSRTASENEQLLKLKSSYKDNIYLLDFDVKDTKNVQAKVKEAWEAFDGLDIWFYNAGAYEVMDMKSWDYNKFAQMNSTNYLGAINIMTTISKYFIKQKSGKWVWNLSLSTYFGLPKGGGYSAPKTALLNLAQSIHPELKEENIDLQIINHGFVKTRLTNKNNFEMPQLMEANFAAKEIFKGITKDNRFEIRFPTKLRLFLQFLSLIPYKYSLAITKRMLK, from the coding sequence ATGGAAACTTCAAACAAAAAAATCTGGTTAGTTGGTGGAAGTAGTGGTATAGGACTAGAATTAGCAAAAATAGTTTTAGAAAATGGCTTTAAATTGGTAGTTAGTTCAAGAACTGCATCAGAAAATGAACAACTTTTAAAACTAAAAAGTTCATATAAGGATAATATCTATTTACTAGATTTTGATGTAAAAGATACTAAAAACGTCCAAGCAAAAGTAAAAGAGGCTTGGGAAGCCTTTGATGGCTTAGATATTTGGTTTTATAATGCAGGAGCTTATGAAGTCATGGATATGAAATCATGGGATTATAATAAGTTTGCACAAATGAATAGTACAAACTATTTAGGTGCAATAAATATCATGACAACTATTTCAAAATATTTTATAAAACAAAAAAGTGGTAAATGGGTTTGGAACTTAAGTCTTTCTACATATTTTGGACTTCCAAAAGGCGGTGGATATTCTGCTCCAAAAACAGCTTTACTAAATCTTGCACAATCAATTCATCCAGAGCTAAAAGAAGAGAATATTGATTTACAAATTATAAATCATGGCTTTGTAAAAACTAGACTTACAAATAAAAATAACTTTGAAATGCCTCAACTTATGGAAGCAAACTTTGCGGCTAAAGAGATTTTTAAAGGTATTACGAAAGACAATCGCTTTGAGATAAGATTTCCTACAAAACTAAGACTATTTCTACAGTTTTTGAGTCTTATTCCATATAAGTATTCCCTTGCGATTACAAAAAGGATGTTAAAATGA